A stretch of DNA from Limnohabitans sp. MORI2:
CTAGAGCGCATGCCCGACATTTCGCGCGACGAATGGCTACAACGCTTTGCCGACCAACTGGTGCTCAACGACAACGCGCAGCCCGTGGCAGCCACGCAGGCCTACACGCCGCACACCAAGCTCTACTACTACCGCCACATCGCCGATGAGCCTGTACTGCACGAAAAAGCCAGCATCGTGTTTGAGGACGAGCACTTGATCGTGGCGGACAAACCGCATTTCATGCCCGTCACACCTGCAGGCCGTTATGTGCAGCAAAGCCTGTTGGTGCAACTCAAGCACCTCACTGGCAACGACGACCTAGTGCCCCTGCACCGCATCGACCGCGAAACGGCGGGACTTGTGATGTTTGGCAAACGTATAGCTGACCGCGATGCCTACCACGCCCTGTTTCGCGACAAAGCCATGCACAAGGTGTACGAGGCAGTGGCTGCGTACAACCCTGCGATTGAATTGCCACGCACGCACATCAGCCGCTTGCAGCCGGACGAACTATTTTTCAGAACCCAAGAAGTGGATGGCGAGCCCAACAGCGAAACACGCATTCGTCTGCTCAAGGTGGAAGGCACGCGTGCGCTGTATGAGCTAGAGCCCGTCAGCGGCAAACGCCACCAACTGCGCGTGCACATGATGGCGTTGGGTTTTCCGCTAGAGGGCGATCAGTTTTACCCCACCGTGCTGCGTGGCCCAGATGACGAAGAGGACTTCAGCAACCCGTTGCAGCTGCTGGCCAAACGCGTGGCTTTCACTGACCCCGTGACGGGCGAGGCCAGAGAGTTTCACAGCGCGATGCGTTTGAGCATTGCGCTGTGAAAAAGCGTTAAGCCTTGATTTCTCGTGCCGTGATTTGGTACTTGAACGTGTCAGGCGCGTAAGAGTCTGCGCGACCATCCACCGTTTCGGCCACGGGGTACATCAAGAAGCCCAAGCGGTCTTCTTTGCTGCCGGGCAAAGCCACATCGTGCGCGGTGTTCCAGCCCATCCAGTTGCCTTCCCAGCCGCCGAACAAACGGTTGTACACGGGCTGCACCACGGCGTTGTCAGTGCGCTTGATCCACTCGGGCGTTTCTAAGCGCATCACTTTGGCCACATCGGCGGGGTCCATCGCGACCCAACCGTGGGCTTGCAAATACACCTCGGCGCGGCAGTGTTGCGCGCCTTTCAAGCTAGCGGGGTTGCCCGACAACTCTTTGTAGCCAAAGGCCGAAGGCACCAAGCGAATGCCGTACACATCGCGTGCGGGCACGCCCACCGAGCGGCACAGGCCCACAAACAAGGCGTTGATGTCGGCGCACTTGCCGCCCAAGTTCCCCGTCTCCAGCATGGTTTTGATGTCGCCCTCGCCGCAGCCGCGTGTCTTGGGTTCACGCCATGCGTTGGCCACGACCCAGTCGTAAATGGCGCGTGCTTTTTGCGCGTCGGTCTTGGCGCCTTGCGTGGCTTTGAGGGCCGTAGTGCGCACAATGCCGTCGGTGGGCAACAACTTGGTGGGGCGGGTGTAGTAGTACAAGGTACCTGCGTCTTCACGCGTGAAGGCATGCGCAGAAGGCTTGCTGATGTCCACGAAACGGCTTTGGGTTTGCACACGGCTGGTCACTTCGACAAACGGGGTCACGCCAGCGGCGAACTCGGTGTAGAGCATACGAGCACCGTCTGTGCCGTCACTGGTCATGCGTGAGGTGCCGTTGCTGCTGAAATTACTTTCTAACGAACGTTGCCAATCCGAGTTGATGCTGGGCACGGGCAACCACACACGAGAGGCTGCATTTTTGACATCGGCCAAGTCCACGCGGGTAGTGATTTCAAACGTGCGCCACTGGCCCGCTTGTGGCTCGAAACGGCGAGCGGCTGGAGAAGATGTTTGGGCCAAGGCAAAGCCAGGCACACCACTGAGGGCGCACGCAGCTGCGGCCCCCTTGAGAAGGGAACGACGCACGAGAGTCATGAAAGAGAGCTCCGAATAAATGAAGAGACCTGTCGGCACATACCTAGATGCCCCGAAGGCAGGTCACGATGCGCAGAACACGCAAAGCGGATGGATTATGGCTTGTGCGGTGCAGGCTTGGCAGCGGCGTTCGGGGCGGAGGTGTTTTGGCGTAGATCGGCCAGCCATGCATTGGCTTGTGCCCCACTCCAATCTACGTCACCCATGATGCGCCAGCGGGCTGGGCCATTGGGCGCGATGAGGATGGTGGTGGGATACACCGTCACGCCCCAGCGTTTGGCGAGTTCACCTTTGGCATCAGAGATGACAGGAAACGTCAGGCCCGTGCTTTGCATGTAACGCGCCGCGCGTGCAGCGGGTTCACGCACATTGATAGTAAGCACCACGGTTTGGCTATCGCTGATGTCATGCAAAGTTTGCAGCGTGGGCAACTCGTCTTTGCACGGGGCGCACCATGTGGCCCAAAAGTTGAGCACCACCACTTTGCCTAATAGCTCTGTGGTGTTCCATGTTTTGCCTTGCAAATCGACAGCGTCAAGTGCTGGCGTAGCCACTTTGGCGGGCCATGTGGTTTTGTCAAACTGCGCCCATGCGTTGGATGCGAAAAAGCTCGTCCCCAACAACGCCAAGAGCACGCCAAGAAAAAGGCCCAACACGGGTTGGGCCTTTGTTTGCACGATGGTGCGTGAGTTCATTTGAATCAAACGCGCTCAGCCACCCATGCTTGCACGCTGGCCAGCGCTTTGGGCAAGGCTGCGGCATCGCTGCCACCGGCCATGGCCATGTCGGGCTTGCCGCCGCCTTTGCCGCCCACTTGTTGAGCGACAAAGTTGGCCATTTCACCCGCTTTGACTTTGGCGGTGTGGTCAGCTGTCACGCCTGCGGCGATGTTGACTTTCTCGCCATCCACCGCAGCCAACACGATGACCGCAGACTTCATCTTGTCTTTGAGCTTGTCCATGGTGTCGCGCAAGGTTTTCACGTCTGCGCCTTCGAGCTTGGCCACCAAGAGCTTGACGCCCTTCACATCCACCGCTTGCGTCATCAACTCGTCGCTTTGCGCAGAAGCCACTTTGCCTTTGAGGGCAGAGACTTCTTTTTCGAGTGTTTTGATTTGCTCCAACACTTGGGCCAAACGTGCGTTGAGCTCTGTCGGTGGCGCTTTGAGTGCGCCAGCGGCTTGAGCCACGGAGTCTTCGAGCGATTGCAAATAAGCCAGCGCGTTGGCGCCTGTAACAGCTTCAATACGGCGCACACCAGCGGCCACACCACCTTCGGCCACGACTTTGAACAAGCCAATGTCGCCCGTGGCTTTGACGTGCGTACCACCGCACAACTCGCGGCTAGAGCCGATGTCGAGCACGCGCACGGTCTCGCCGTACTTCTCACCGAACAACATCATCGCGCCTGTTTTCTGAGCGGACTCGATGTCCATCACACGGGCTTGCGCCGCAGCGTTAGCCAAAATTTCGGCGTTGACCTTCGCTTCGATCTCGCGAATCTGCGCATCAGTCACAGGGGCGTTGTGCGCAAAGTCAAAGCGTGTGCGCTCGGCATTCACCAAGCTGCCTTTTTGTTGCACATGATCGCCCAGCACTTCACGCAAGGCTTTGTGCATCAAGTGGGTGGCGCTGTGGTTGCGCACGGTAGCGGCACGCACGGCCATATCCACTTGAGCATCCACATGGTCACCCACGGCCAAGGTGCCTTGGGTGAGCGTGCCGTGGTGGCCGTACACATCGGCTTTGATCTTCGAGGTGTCTTCCACCGCGAACTTGGCTGAGCCGCTGACCAACACGCCTCGGTCGCCCACTTGGCCACCGCTTTCGGCATAGAAAGGTGTGGTGTCCAACACCACCACGCCGCTTTGGCCATTTTTCAATTCAGCCACGGAGTTGCCGTCCACATACACAGCCAACACTTTGGCCGTGGCTTTGAGCTCGTCGTAGCCCACAAACGCATTGCCTGCGCCGGTGTATTCCAAAGCCTTGTCCATCTTGAACTTGCCTGCGGCGCGGGCTTGGCTCTTTTGTTTTTCCATGGCGGCGGCAAAGCCTGCTTCGTCCACGGTCAGGTTGCGCTCGCGGCACACGTCGGCCGACAAGTCGAGCGGGAAACCGTAGGTGTCGTGCAGCTTGAAGGCCACTTCGCCTGGCAACACTTTGACGCCGCCTTCCAGGGCACTGTCCAAAATTTGCATGCCCACTTCGAGGGTTTCGAAGAAGCGTTCTTCTTCGGCCTTCAACACCGACGCAATGCGCTCGGCTTGGCTGGCCATATTGGGGTAGGCATCGCCCATGAGCTTGACCAAGTCAGGCACGAGCTTGTGGAAAAACGGTTTTTTCTGACCCAACAAATACCCGTGGCGAATGGCGCGGCGAATGATGCGGCGTTGCACATAGCCACGGCCTTCGTTGCTGGGCACCACGCCATCGCTCACCAAGAACGAAGTGGCACGGATGTGGTCGGCAATCACGCGCAGGCTCTTGTGGCCCAAGTCTTTACAACCTGTTTCACGTGCGGCGGCTTTGATGAGCGCATCGAACAAGTCAATTTCGTAGTTGCTGTGCACGTGCTGCAAGATGGCGGCCAAGCGCTCGAGGCCCATGCCCGTGTCCACGCAAGGTGCGGGCAAGCGAGTGACGCTGCCGTCTTCGGCCATGTTGAACTGCATGAACACGTTGTTCCAAATTTCAATGAAGCGGTCGCCGTCTTCGTCGGGGCTGCCGGGAGGGCCACCAGGAATTTCAGGGCCGTGGTCGTAGAAAATTTCAGAGCAAGGGCCGCAAGGGCCGGTGTCGGCCATCATCCAGAAGTTGTCGCTCTTGTAGCGGCCGCCTTTGTTGTCGCCAATGCGAATCACGCGCTCAGGTGGCAGGCCAATTTCCTTGGTCCAAATGTCGTAGGCCTCGTCGTCCTCTTGGTAGACGGTGGCCAGCAAGCGGTCGGCGGGCAGCTTGTAAACCTCGGTCAACAACTCCCAAGCCCACTTGAGCGATTCACGTTTGAAGTAGTCGCCAAACGACCAGTTGCCCAACATCTCGAAGAAGGTGTGGTGGCGGGCGGTGTAGCCCACGTTTTCCAAGTCGTTGTGTTTGCCACCGGCGCGCAAGCAGGCTTGCACCGAGGCGGCGCGCACGTACGAGCGTTTGTCGGTGCCCAAGAACACGTCTTTGAACTGAACCATGCCCGAGTTGGTGAACATCAAGGTGGGGTCGTTGCCCGGCACCAAGGGGCTGGAAGCCACGACCGTGTGGCCTTTGGACTCGAAAAAGTCCAAGAATGTTTTACGAATGTCTGCGACGGTGAATTGTTTTTGGGTCATCCTCAAATTATAAGTTTCACGCGCCCCCGCCCCTTTTGAATCACCTAGGTGTCAGGGGCCGTAGCCCGTGCGCGTTATGCTTTGCCCCATTGTTTTGGAGACCCACATGGACATAAAGACATCACCGCTCTCGCTCTTAAATGACCCCACCCTGCTCAAGACCGATGCCTTGATCAACGGCCAATGGGTCAAAGGCGCCAGCCGCTTTGATGTGCATGACCCCGCCACCGGCCAAAAACTCGCCGATGTGGCCAACCTAGGCCCTGCTGATGCCACCGCCGCCATTGACGCTGCCAACGCCGCATGGCCCGCATGGCGCAACAAAACCGGCAAAGAACGCAGCATCTTGCTGCGCAAGTGGTTTGACCTGCTCATGGCCAACCAGGAAGACTTAGGCCGCTTGATGACCGCCGAGCAAGGCAAGCCGTTTGCCGAAGCCAAAGGCGAAGTGGCCTATGGCGCGAGCTTTGTGGAGTGGTTTGCCGAAGAAGCCAAGCGCGTCAATGGCGAAACCCTGCCCCAGTTTGACAACAACCGCCGCTTGATGGTCTTGAAGCAACCCATCGGCGTGTGCGCCGCCATCACGCCGTGGAACTTCCCGCTGGCCATGATCACCCGCAAAGTGGCCCCAGCTTTGGCGGCGGGCTGCCCCGTGGTCATCAAGCCCGCCGAGCTCACTCCCCTTACCGCATTGGCTGCGGCAGAGCTGGCGGTGCGTGCGGGCATTCCGGCAGGGGTGATCAACATCCTCACCGCCGACAGCGACAACAGCATTGCCGTGGGCAAAGTGTTTTGCGCCAGCGATGTGGTGCGCCACATCAGCTTTACGGGCTCTACCGAGGTGGGCCGCATCCTCATGGCTCAATCAGCCCCCACAGTGAAAAAGCTGTCGCTGGAGCTGGGCGGCAACGCGCCCTTCATCGTGTTTGACGATGCCGACATTGACAGCGCCGTGGAAGGCGCCATGGCCAGCAAATACCGCAACGCCGGCCAAACCTGTGTGTGCGCCAACCGCATTTACGTGCAAGACGGCGTGTACGACGAGTTTGTTCAAAAATTTGCCAACAAAGTGAAGTCGCTCAAAGTGGGCAACGGCTTTGACGCCGATGTGGTGCAAGGCCCGCTCATTGAGCCAGCGGCGCTTGAAAAAGTGGAGCGCCATGTGCAAGACGCGATTGCCAAAGGTGGCAAGGTGCTGGCCGGTGGTCACAAACTGCAAGGTCAATTTTTTGAACCCACCGTGATTGCCGACGCACGCGCAGACATGATGTGCGCCCGTGAGGAAACCTTTGGCCCCTTTGCGCCTGTGTTCCGCTTTCACAAAGAACAAGAAGCCATTGACGCAGCCAACCACACCGAGTTTGGCTTGGCCAGCTATTTCTACAGCCGCGACATTGGCCGCATCTACCGCGTGAGCGAAGCGCTGGAGTACGGCATGGTGGGTATCAACGTGGGCATCATCGCCACCGAGCATGTGCCGTTTGGTGGTGTCAAGCAGTCTGGCTTAGGACGCGAAGGTTCTAAACATGGCATGGAGGAATACCTCGAAATGAAGTATTTGTGCTTGGGCGACATCCTCAAATAAGTTAAAAAGCCTTTGAAAACGTAGGTCTACGTGGTTTTACGGAAATTTCAACAAAATCGGTGTATACAATTCACAGTAGCTTACCTATGTAAGAAAAGGCATATCTATCATGGAATCTAAACAAATCTATCTGCGCTTTCTCAACCTGATCCACGCATTGGATGGCGGAGCGAATGCGCCTGCGATGGACTTGGATGCCAAAAAGCTACTCGAAGTGATTGCTGTGCGTCACGCTCAAGAAAAACCTTTGACCGTGACAGATGCCATGGCACTTAACAGCATCGCATCTCCCGCCACGATTCACCGAAAACTCGACCAACTGCGCGAACTTGGCATGATCGATACCGTGTTTGAAGGCAAAAACCGTCGCACCAAATATTTGGTGCCAACCCCTTGCGCGCACGCCTACTTTGAACAAGTGGGTCAAGTGATGCAACAGGCACTGGCTCAAGCATAAAAAGCCCAGTCCCGTTTGCAAAAAGCATCCCTAGTGGATGCTTTTTTGTTTTTAGCGAATGCTGTTTTCGCAGCGCTTTTTGATTTTGTCTGTGGTGATACGACGGCAGTACTTTATGTCGTTCTCCACTTTGCCCATGCATAAATTCAGCAAATCGTTGCTGCCTATTTTTTGGCAATGCGACTTGTCATTGGTATCGATGGCGCGACAGTAGTTGGCCTTGTCTTTGTCTTTGATGTCGTTGCAGGCTTGTGCAGATGCCAACATGGGCAACGCCAAAAATGAAGCCATGCATATTTGGATGATTGTTTTCATACTGTCCTCCGCATCAAAAATCCACATTTGAAATGCTAGTCCAGTTTGACAGCCCCTACAATGAGTGCCGATGCGGGTGTCGTTCAATGGTAGGACTCTTGCTTCCCAAGCAAATAACGTGGGTTCGATTCCCATCACCCGCTCCAATGAGAAGCTTCGTATAGGATTGCCTTCAACTGGCAAACATGTGCATCGCGACAAGCAGTAAAAAGCCAGCAAATGACTTCTGCAATTTGTCTCGATTTATTACTTGGGACACCCTAGCGCCCCATGCCGCAAAGAAAAGACTACTGGCACTGATGCCTACAAAGGCTGGCCAATGCACATAGCCCCAAGTATTTGGTAAATTTGGCCCCACAAGGCCCATGCCAACAGCGCCAATCATGGAAATAAAAATCGCCACTGCTGAACTCACCACCACGGCATCCCTCATATCTGTGCCCCTGGTAACCAAATATGGAACAGTCATTGCGCCACCACTGACACCCAAAAGGGTTGAAATGTGACCAATCACGACCCCCACGCCAATCAGTTCAGTGGGCTGGGGTGAGACATCTGAAGTTATTCGGACGGGTTGTCGAAGCATTGAAATTGCCATAATGAGGGCAAAAAATCCAAAGCCTAGTTTGAGCCCTACTGTCGGCAAGCTCGCGACAAGTGACACAGCGAGCACGGCCCCCATACCCACACCAGCTGTGAGCCACACGCCAACACCAGGCCTGATACGTTTTGCACGCCAATGGATCCATGTACTGGTAAGGGAGGTAATGACGATACATGCCAGAGAAGTCGCTACTGCGAAATGCATGACATCAGGCCCCAGTAGCGGATCGTCCCTCCAAAGCACATACAAGGTTGGCACGATCACCAAACCACCTCCGACGCCAAAAAGACCAGCTGTGAATCCCCCTGCGGCACCTACTAGAAAAAAAATCAATATCAAGCTCATCATGCAGGCAATGGCATGAATTGCCCGAAGGCACTTTGGCAAAAACCTAACACGGACTTATCCTGCCATCCAAAATCCGATACGTGACCTATAAGAATCAAGTGGTCGCCAGCTGGAACCAATTCATGCAGCTCGCAATCGAAAAAGGCAACGGCATCTGACAGACGTAGACACTGATTTTTTTGACGATTGACCTCTACCCCGATAAAACGTGAGGCCATATCACCCGTTGCAAATTGCCGTGCTAAGCCTTGTTGATTCGTAGACAAAACACTCACACTGAAACGACCAGAGCGAGTAAAAGCGTCCAAACTAGAGGCCGCTCTACGAATGCTCCATAAAACCAATCGAGGCTCAAGAGAAACTGATGCAAATGAATTGCAAGTCATTCCCCAGTCTGCCCCCTCCCATCGCGTTGTAACAACCGTCACACCGGTTGCAAAACACGACAACGCCCTCTTGTAATCAGCTTGGGATTGATCTGGGCGCGGTAAATCAAGAACTGCAAGATCGTCTGTCAAGTGTCTCATTGAGTACCTTTATTGAGAGATCATGAACGGAGTTAAGGAACTTCATGGCCGTTGGCCAACTCATACAGCTCAAACCATGTCTGACGATCCATAGACACTTTCAATGCATCAGCAAAATGTCGGATCCGATCCACTTGATTGCTGCCCATAATTGGGACAACGCCAACGGGGTGATACATCAACCACGCCATTGCGATGGCCGTGGCATCTACATGATGCGCAAGAGCAAGCGCAGCCAGTTTTGGAGCCAGTCTTGCAGCTGCAGTCTCAGGTTGGCCGGCTTGGTGATGAAGGCGCCCTCCACCCAGTGGAGACCAAGCCATGATGGGCATCCTGTGCTGCTGCGCATGAGCGATTTGGCCATTGGTCAACGCGGATGTACATAAGAGGCTCATTTCAATTTGATTGGTCTGCAATTGATGACGCATGCACGATTGCAGCAAATCCACATCCCAAGGCATGTAATTGGACACGCCAACGCCGCGAACTTTGCCTGAATCAATCAGCTGATCAAGACAATTCCCCAAAGCACTCGCATCACACAAGGGATCAGGGCGATGGATGAGGAGCAAATCAATGTTGTCCACACCTATACGCTTTAACGAACGCTCAACACTTTCACGAACATGTGCAGCACTTGTGTCGTAATGTTTCACACGTGTTTGCGGCCACTTTCTTGACATCAACATGATGTCTGTCTTAGTAACAATTTCAATTTCATCACGCAGAGATGGTCTCGCCTTGAGCGCGTCGCCAAACAATTGTTCGCACGCATAGTCACCATAAATATCTGCATGGTCGAATGTCGTGATGCCTTGCGCCAAGCAGGCATCAATTCGAGCCAAATTAGTCGCCACACTGCAATCTTTAGCCTCAGATAGACGCCATACACCATATGCCATCTGACTGATATGCTGACCGTTAGGTAATGTGATTCGTTTCATGATGAATTTAAATTTCCAATTCCAACTAAGACGTTTATTGGAAGGCACCCTAGCGACGCGCCCCCACACCTAAGGGCGTCGCCGGTGTAGTTGAGGGCACACGACCATAGGCTTGAGCCAAAGAGACAGTTTTAAGATGAGGCAAAACCTTGGTTCCAAATTGTTCACACTCATTCAGATGCGGATAGCCCGAGAAAATAAAGGCACGAATTCCCATCTTCATGTAATCGTGAATTTCAGACAAAACCTGATCGACACTTCCGACTAGTGCAGCACCACACCCACTGCGAGCTCGGCCAACACCAGTCCAAAGATGCGGCTCGATATAACCATCTTCGTCGGCGATTTCACGATTCGAACTTTGGAATGCCACGCCTAAGCTTTTTGCGTCTAGCGCTCGATTTCGAATAGCTTGACCAGCTTGATCATCGAGCTGCGAAACTAACTCTCTGGCGTATTCCCTCGCCTCAGTTTCGGTGTCACGAACAATCATGTGTACCCTCAACCCATAGTCCAATACGCGCCCATACTTTTGGGCCTGAGCGTGTACGTCACGCATGCGCTGAGCAAGGGTCTCCTTAGGCTCTGGCCACATCAAATAGGTGTCGCAATGTGCACCGCACAGCTCTAACGCATCCGGACTGTAGCCACCAAAGTAAAGTAAAGGTCCACCTTGGGTCTGGTAAGGACGAACTGGATCTGTACTCAAGCCCTTGATTTGATAAATCTGCCCTTCGTAATTGATTTCATCCTGAGTCCAGGCTTGCTTCAAAATTTCGACTACTTCCCAGCTACGGCGATAACGATAGGCACTGTCGGCTTGCTCCCCAGGAAAGTCAGAGGAAATCACATTCAAAGTCAGGCGCCCCTCTAGTAAATGATCAAGCGTGGCAACCGTTCGAGCAAGCATGGCAGGCTGCAGCTCTCCGCACCGAATAGCTGCCAACATGTTCATTTGCTTGATTTGAGGTGCCATGGCCGCCACGAAACTCAGGGTGTCCTGTCCCACCTGATAAGACGATGGACACAAAATATTTCGAAAACCTAACTCATCCGCCCTCTTAGCAATGCGACTCGTGTTCGCCCAGTTGCTTCGGTAATTGCCATCAGGAACACCCAAATATTGAAAGTCATCTGAACAAAGTGGCGCAAACCACGCGATCTCAGCGCCATCAATTGACTCACCTTTGACAGGAACAACGCTCATAACACCCCTCCAAAAACTATGAATGAATAGTATATGAATTGATAGACTTTAATTTAAGGGTTTATGCTTAGCAACCGTGTTTTGACATACTTGTCTTATGACAACGCCAATTCCAGCTAAACCATTACCGGTCTATTTGCAAATCGCTGAGTTATTAGCACGTCGGATCAAGGCTGGTCACTGGCGAGAAGATGAACGCTTACCGACTGAGGCAGAACTGTCCACACAATTGAATGTCGCTGTAGGCACATTGCGCAAGTCATTGGCACTGCTCGCTAAGCAGGGCGTAGTTGAGCGAATTCAAGGATCAGGCACTTACGTCAAAAAAGCGGCAGGCACAGGGCAAATCTATGAGCTCTTTCGCTTGGAACTGAATTCAGGACCAGGTTTACCAACCGCATTAATCTTGGATGTCAGCCTTGAACTTCGCCCAGCTGATGTACCCGCTTTTGGGAATGGCAGGAGTACTCACGCGTGGCGAGTTCGTAGGCTTCGCTCGCTAAGTCACGTGCCAGTTGCATTGGAAGAGATTTGGTTTAACGGAGACCATGTGCAAAATTTGTCAGTGCACACCTTGGGTGACTCCATGTATCTGTTTTACCAAGAAAATTTTGGCATTTGGATTGCGCGCGTAGAGGATCGTATATCTGTTGACACAGCTCCAATGTGGGCCTGTCCCCCTTTTGGTATCAGTCCAGGACAGCCGACAGGATTCATTGAGCGTGTGTCACGAACATCAACAAATGAAGTTGCTGAGTTTTCACAAACATGGTTTGATCCATCTATGTGCTGCTACTCCTCTCGGTTGAGCCAATGAAACGTTTCATTTCAGTTGTGCAACTGCAGACTCCCAACTAGCAAGCCTACTTTGAGCCTGATCGGAACTCCATTGCGGTTCAAACACGCGCTCAATGCGCATTTGATTGCGCAGCGAGAGAGGGTCCTGAAAAACCTGAATATGCAAGCCCGCCAATAAAGCGGCGCCTAACGCTGTGGTTTCCAAGGTTTGAGGGCGCAAGACTGGTATCCCCATCAAATCGGCTTGCATCTGCATGAGTAAATTGTTCGCACAGGCACCTCCGTCAACTCTCAAAGCCTTGACTTGACAATCCTTCATTCCATGTGCATCACGCTGCATTGCTTGCAAAAGAACAGCACTTTGTAAGGCAATGCTTTCCAAAGCAGCACGCGCGATATGCGCCACAGTAGTACCCCGTGTCAGACCTTGGATGCTGCCTCTTGCATGCGGTAACCAGTAAGGTGCACCTAACCCTGTAAATGCAGGGACTAAAACTACACCTTGGGTATCCGGCACGCTGCAGGCCAGTGCTTCAACCTCGCTGCTGTGTTGAATAGCCCTCAGTCCATCACGCAACCATTGAACTACAGCCCCCCCCATAAACACACTTCCCTCAAGAGCGTAAGTTAGCCCTGAGTCGGCCCCAAAACTTGTAGCACAAGTCGTGATAAGTCCATTGCGACTCGTTAAGGCCTGCTCTCCAGTGTTCATCAGCATGAAACATCCAGTGCCGTAGGTGTTTTTCACATCACCGGGTGAAACACCGGCCTGTCCCAGAAGCGCAGATTGCTGATCTCCCGCCACCCCTCCAATAACGGGAACATGGCCAGCTCCTAACAAGCCCGGCTGCACGCGACCGAAATCGCCAACCGATGGCAGAACATGAGGCAAAACTTGGCGAGGAATATCGAACAAAGCTAACAGCTCATCGTCCCATTCACCTGAATGAATATTGAGCAACAAAGTTCTGCTGGCATTCGTGATATCAGTTACGTGACTTCTACCCCCTGTCAATTGCCAGATCAGCCATGTATCCACCGTTCCAAACGCCAACTCGCCACGCTGTGCTTTTTCTCTAGCTCCTGGAACGTTGTTTAGCAACCAGCGCAACTTGGTCGCGGAAAAATAGGGATCTATACGTAAGCCCGTGAGTTCTTGGATGCGTAACTCATGCCCCTTCGCCTTCAGCTCAAGGCAAAAGCCCTCGGTTCGACGGTCCTGCCAAACAATGGCGTTATAAATTGGTTTCCCTGTATGACGATCCCAAAGCAGAGTGGTCTCACGCTGATTGGTAATTCCGATTGCAGCAATTTCATTGATAGAAAGTTGACCTTTTTCAAGCACTTGAAGAATGGTTTGAAGCTGACTATTCCAAAGGTCTTCTGGTCGGTGCTCGACCCAACCAGGCTCAGGGTAAATCTGCTCAAACTCTTGCTGAGCCATGCTGTGCACTACGCCATCCTGGGTAAAAACAATGGCACGAGAGCTGGTTGTTCCTTGATCAAGTGCAAGTAAAAAAATAGGCTCGGGCATGACAAGGAGTTCCTTCTAAATCAGGTTCAATCTGGTGCGATCACGCAATTTACATTTTGTTCGTGAAGTAGGCCTTCAAATTCAGGCCCAGGTCTAGCGTCGGTATAAAGCGTATGCACAACATGAATCGGGGCCATTTCGATCATTGCCGTGCGCCCAAACTTACTCGCGTCTGCGACTAAGCAAACCTGTCGAGAATTAGCGACGATAGCCCGGGCTACCATGACTTCACGCATATCGAAATCACGTAAAGAGCCATCGGCATCAATGCCACTGATGCCAATCAAACCGAAGTCAACCTTAAATTGG
This window harbors:
- the glpK gene encoding glycerol kinase GlpK, with translation MPEPIFLLALDQGTTSSRAIVFTQDGVVHSMAQQEFEQIYPEPGWVEHRPEDLWNSQLQTILQVLEKGQLSINEIAAIGITNQRETTLLWDRHTGKPIYNAIVWQDRRTEGFCLELKAKGHELRIQELTGLRIDPYFSATKLRWLLNNVPGAREKAQRGELAFGTVDTWLIWQLTGGRSHVTDITNASRTLLLNIHSGEWDDELLALFDIPRQVLPHVLPSVGDFGRVQPGLLGAGHVPVIGGVAGDQQSALLGQAGVSPGDVKNTYGTGCFMLMNTGEQALTSRNGLITTCATSFGADSGLTYALEGSVFMGGAVVQWLRDGLRAIQHSSEVEALACSVPDTQGVVLVPAFTGLGAPYWLPHARGSIQGLTRGTTVAHIARAALESIALQSAVLLQAMQRDAHGMKDCQVKALRVDGGACANNLLMQMQADLMGIPVLRPQTLETTALGAALLAGLHIQVFQDPLSLRNQMRIERVFEPQWSSDQAQSRLASWESAVAQLK